In Pseudomonas alcaliphila JAB1, a single window of DNA contains:
- the tcyJ gene encoding cystine ABC transporter substrate-binding protein: protein MKFSTLRRHFLFGSLALVLGASLSAPSFAADLLDDIKARGAIKVGLEGTYPPFNYQDENGKLTGFEVELAEALAKELGVRAEFQPTKWDGILAALESKRLDVVINQVTISDERKKKYDFSTPYTVSGIQALTRKADADSIKSAQDLAGKKVGVGLGTNYEQWLKDNVPQADIRTYDDDPTKFQDLNVGRIDAILVDRLAAFEMVEKTGGRLAVAGEPFSRQEAGIALRKGNPQLLAAIDQALAKLSADGTLKQLSEKWFKADVTR, encoded by the coding sequence ATGAAATTCTCCACCCTGCGTCGCCACTTCCTCTTCGGCAGCCTGGCCCTCGTGTTGGGCGCCAGCCTCAGCGCGCCGAGTTTCGCCGCCGACCTGCTCGATGACATCAAGGCCCGTGGCGCCATCAAGGTCGGCCTGGAAGGTACCTACCCGCCCTTCAACTACCAGGACGAGAACGGCAAGCTGACCGGCTTCGAAGTGGAGCTGGCCGAGGCGCTGGCCAAGGAGCTGGGGGTCAGGGCCGAGTTCCAGCCGACCAAGTGGGACGGCATCCTCGCCGCGCTGGAGTCCAAGCGCCTGGACGTGGTGATCAACCAGGTGACCATCTCCGACGAGCGCAAGAAGAAATACGATTTCTCTACCCCCTACACCGTCTCCGGCATCCAGGCGCTGACCCGCAAGGCCGACGCCGACAGCATCAAGAGCGCCCAGGATCTGGCCGGCAAGAAGGTGGGCGTAGGCCTTGGCACCAACTATGAACAGTGGCTGAAAGACAACGTGCCGCAGGCCGACATCCGCACCTACGATGACGACCCGACCAAATTCCAGGATCTCAATGTCGGCCGCATCGACGCGATCCTGGTCGATCGCCTCGCTGCCTTCGAAATGGTCGAAAAAACCGGCGGCCGCCTGGCCGTGGCCGGCGAACCCTTCTCCCGCCAGGAAGCCGGCATCGCCCTGCGCAAGGGCAACCCGCAGCTGCTCGCCGCCATCGACCAGGCGCTGGCCAAGCTGAGTGCCGACGGCACCCTCAAGCAACTTTCCGAGAAATGGTTCAAGGCTGACGTCACCCGATGA
- a CDS encoding GGDEF domain-containing protein, translating into MVTTVILGMLCVYLLCFSVMFLLISTRLNGKKMGVEVFALGNLLLGLAYILQLFGGPPDEVLVSVVNHTLTLSAPVVYVLGAMHFFERPTPVLRPLLTLAAGYTVLQLLVQWLLGTEARHAMLAAACASLFLAMTVAVLYGRRTFARDLRVEMLVFAVLIGGICILNAMKFAVILDGGLAAIDMSSGFQKIFYIYMSFLATVLPPCAVWLVLRRLTDELRNLAAHDPLTQLLNRRGLMDALDAYFRSRTAGPVYLLIVDIDHFKRINDTHGHKAGDRVLSHVAAVLKATARQGDLVCRLGGEEFVVIALDTDSAGAQQLAERMRAAIEHNEVAGTGVKQPIRCTATLGASGAFTAAQDFDAFLQQADAALYRGKTQGRNRVEWAGGVERSVQMYGL; encoded by the coding sequence ATGGTCACTACCGTCATCCTTGGCATGCTCTGCGTGTACCTGCTGTGCTTTTCCGTGATGTTCCTGCTGATCAGCACCCGGCTGAACGGCAAGAAAATGGGCGTGGAAGTCTTCGCGCTGGGCAACCTGCTGCTTGGCCTCGCCTACATCCTGCAGTTGTTCGGCGGCCCACCGGATGAGGTACTGGTGAGTGTGGTCAACCACACGCTGACGCTCAGTGCCCCTGTCGTCTATGTGCTGGGTGCCATGCACTTTTTCGAGCGTCCGACCCCGGTGCTGCGTCCGTTGCTCACACTGGCGGCCGGTTACACGGTGTTGCAGCTGCTGGTGCAATGGCTGCTGGGAACCGAAGCCCGCCACGCCATGCTGGCCGCGGCCTGCGCTTCACTATTTCTGGCCATGACGGTGGCGGTGCTCTACGGCCGGCGAACCTTCGCCAGGGATCTGCGTGTCGAGATGCTCGTGTTCGCCGTGCTGATCGGCGGCATCTGCATCCTCAATGCCATGAAGTTCGCGGTGATTCTCGATGGCGGCCTGGCTGCCATCGACATGAGCAGCGGCTTCCAGAAGATTTTCTATATCTACATGTCTTTCCTGGCGACCGTGCTACCGCCCTGCGCCGTTTGGCTGGTGCTGCGCCGCCTTACCGATGAACTGCGCAACCTGGCAGCGCATGACCCACTGACCCAGTTGCTGAACCGGCGCGGACTGATGGATGCCCTGGACGCGTACTTTCGCTCGCGCACAGCCGGCCCGGTGTATCTGCTGATCGTGGATATCGATCACTTCAAGCGTATCAACGACACCCATGGCCACAAGGCCGGTGACCGTGTTCTGAGCCACGTCGCCGCTGTGCTCAAGGCTACGGCACGCCAGGGCGACCTGGTCTGCCGCTTGGGCGGCGAGGAATTCGTGGTCATCGCCCTGGACACCGACAGCGCCGGCGCTCAGCAACTCGCCGAGCGCATGCGAGCGGCGATCGAGCACAACGAAGTGGCCGGCACAGGCGTGAAGCAACCGATTCGCTGTACGGCGACCCTTGGTGCTTCGGGGGCTTTTACAGCTGCGCAGGACTTCGACGCGTTTCTGCAGCAGGCGGATGCCGCCCTGTACCGGGGGAAGACACAGGGGCGGAATCGGGTGGAGTGGGCAGGGGGAGTAGAGCGGTCAGTGCAGATGTACGGGCTATAA
- a CDS encoding EAL domain-containing protein produces MGPCISKPLRARWFGLQTKFILLVIVLLAMAAANIATFQIMLRQLDGVAQAVDMVGRLRLLSQKTAFEVFFESSTNLAQLRNTIKAYEEVLQALQGDQPAGAALRRIAPDALPTLENARFKWDTFKSDVMAISERDKALSMAAVDAGHHAKELLADAQSIVEALTRGSERIHYHATFTLYSLFTVEFFVLLILLLTTRKQFINPLRKLAELNLNLSQGRFGTYSGIKPNDEIGELADTFNFASREMRALIEKNEQDKAALAQSVAMFRGLAENSLMGVYILQENLEFFFANKTLAQMFQLDEQQLANLNMLDIVHERDHDAIRNNTRKRLAGKSDHAVYEVLAYRRDGTSMDVEIFASVMELHGKRALIGTIVDITERKKLQRQRQIEYLEQLQYQASHDELTGLANRKHLLDKLDQATAMARRSNALVGVLLMDLDAFKIINDSLGHCAGDDLLKAVALRLRNIVRESDTVARLGGDEFAILLPCIGDAGEAAAVASKILRVLAHSFVIQTRELHVGVSIGISLFPQDGDQSYLLKNADLAMYDAKRQGGRRFHFYSEELDIQNQRHMTLEAELRLAVERNELSLVYQPKVNLETRRVEGAEALLRWHHPTLGHISPAEFIPIAESTGLIIPIGEWVLRTACLQSKAWQDAGITAFPVAINLSARQFLGDGLVPMVKRVLHQTGVDTRCLELELTETVLIQNMGETVSALLELKAMGIGLSLDDFGTCYSSLSYLLQLPFDILKLDISFVRNLSVMPNARTLTKAIINLSHNLGLKVVAEGIETEDQLLFLHENGYDIGQGYYFSRPVNAQALLEFLRVSEVNPGTCCTPLGRVESQQPPENWAEVICI; encoded by the coding sequence ATGGGACCGTGTATCTCGAAGCCCTTGCGCGCGCGCTGGTTTGGGCTTCAGACCAAGTTCATTCTGCTGGTCATCGTCCTGCTGGCCATGGCCGCCGCCAATATCGCGACCTTCCAGATCATGCTGCGTCAGCTTGATGGCGTGGCTCAGGCCGTCGACATGGTAGGGCGCCTGCGCTTGCTCAGCCAGAAGACCGCCTTCGAGGTATTCTTCGAGTCCTCTACCAACCTTGCGCAGTTGCGCAACACGATCAAGGCCTACGAAGAGGTGCTACAGGCGCTTCAAGGCGACCAGCCCGCCGGTGCTGCGCTGCGCCGGATCGCACCCGACGCCCTGCCGACATTGGAGAATGCGCGCTTCAAGTGGGACACCTTCAAAAGCGACGTGATGGCTATTTCCGAACGCGACAAGGCGCTCTCGATGGCAGCAGTGGACGCGGGCCACCACGCTAAAGAACTGCTGGCCGATGCGCAAAGCATTGTGGAGGCATTGACACGTGGCTCAGAACGCATCCATTACCACGCCACCTTCACCCTCTATTCGCTGTTTACCGTCGAGTTCTTTGTCCTGCTGATACTGCTTTTAACTACCCGCAAGCAGTTCATCAACCCGCTGCGCAAACTCGCCGAACTCAATCTGAATCTCTCGCAGGGGCGCTTCGGCACCTACAGCGGCATCAAGCCGAATGATGAAATCGGTGAATTGGCTGACACCTTCAACTTCGCCTCGCGCGAAATGCGCGCCCTGATCGAGAAGAACGAACAGGACAAGGCCGCCCTCGCGCAGAGCGTCGCGATGTTCCGCGGGCTGGCCGAGAACAGCCTGATGGGGGTCTACATCCTCCAGGAAAACCTCGAGTTCTTTTTTGCCAACAAGACCCTGGCGCAGATGTTCCAGCTCGACGAGCAGCAACTGGCCAACCTGAACATGCTGGATATTGTCCACGAGCGTGACCACGACGCGATCCGCAATAACACCCGCAAGCGGCTGGCTGGCAAAAGCGACCACGCGGTATATGAGGTGCTCGCCTATCGGCGCGACGGCACATCGATGGATGTCGAGATCTTCGCCTCGGTGATGGAACTGCATGGCAAGCGCGCGCTGATTGGCACTATCGTTGACATTACTGAACGCAAGAAGCTCCAGCGTCAGCGCCAAATCGAATACCTCGAGCAGTTGCAGTATCAGGCCAGCCATGACGAACTTACCGGCCTCGCCAATCGTAAGCATTTACTCGACAAGCTCGATCAGGCCACGGCTATGGCGCGGCGCTCGAACGCGCTGGTCGGCGTATTACTGATGGATTTGGACGCCTTTAAGATCATCAACGACAGTCTCGGTCATTGCGCAGGCGACGACTTGCTTAAAGCCGTAGCGCTGCGCCTGCGCAACATCGTCCGCGAAAGCGATACCGTTGCCCGCCTGGGTGGCGATGAGTTCGCCATCCTGTTGCCCTGCATCGGAGACGCCGGCGAAGCCGCCGCGGTGGCCAGCAAGATCCTCAGGGTGCTCGCGCACTCGTTCGTCATCCAGACCCGCGAACTGCACGTCGGCGTTAGCATCGGCATCAGCTTGTTCCCTCAGGACGGCGATCAGAGCTACCTGCTGAAGAACGCTGATTTGGCCATGTACGATGCGAAGCGTCAGGGTGGCCGTCGCTTCCATTTTTATTCCGAGGAACTGGATATCCAGAACCAGCGGCACATGACCTTGGAAGCCGAGCTGCGCCTGGCCGTCGAGCGCAACGAGCTGAGTCTGGTCTACCAGCCCAAGGTCAATCTGGAGACGCGCCGGGTGGAGGGCGCCGAGGCGCTGCTGCGTTGGCACCATCCGACCTTGGGCCACATCTCGCCGGCGGAATTCATTCCGATTGCCGAGAGCACCGGGCTGATCATCCCGATCGGCGAGTGGGTGCTGCGCACCGCATGTCTGCAGAGCAAGGCATGGCAGGACGCCGGCATCACTGCCTTTCCGGTGGCAATAAACCTCTCGGCGCGGCAGTTCCTTGGCGACGGGCTAGTGCCGATGGTCAAGCGCGTGCTGCATCAGACCGGCGTCGACACCCGCTGCCTGGAGCTGGAGCTGACCGAGACCGTGCTGATCCAGAACATGGGCGAAACCGTCTCCGCGCTGCTGGAACTTAAGGCGATGGGCATCGGCCTGTCGCTGGACGATTTTGGCACCTGCTACTCGTCGCTGAGCTACCTGCTGCAACTACCGTTCGACATCCTCAAGCTGGACATCAGCTTCGTGCGCAACCTGTCGGTGATGCCCAACGCCCGCACTTTGACCAAGGCGATCATCAATCTTTCGCACAACCTAGGCCTCAAGGTGGTCGCCGAGGGCATCGAGACCGAGGACCAATTGCTGTTCCTGCACGAGAACGGTTACGATATCGGCCAGGGCTACTATTTCAGCCGACCGGTGAATGCGCAGGCGCTGCTCGAGTTCCTGCGCGTCAGCGAGGTCAACCCCGGCACCTGCTGCACGCCGCTGGGCAGGGTCGAGTCGCAGCAACCACCAGAGAATTGGGCAGAGGTGATCTGCATATAG
- a CDS encoding IS1595-like element ISAchd1 family transposase, with amino-acid sequence MKAVQFSRWMAQLSSLNPEQRDQLRSKLLPAARHWQDAIKAPSHCPHCQSRELRPWGSSGDLPRYRCKVCGKTSNALTGTPMARLRKRHLWQDYADALTQSLSVRKAAVHCGVSKNTAFLWRHRFLSRIADHQAQHASGIVEADETFFLESFKGQRELPRPPRRRGGSAQRRGLSAEQIPVLVVRDRSGQQADFKLEKLDAQHIGERLRPLIDADAILCTDSAGVYAHFAKVEGITHRPINPSQNRRVDGAFHIQNVNAYDSRLKSWMIPFHGVATKYLTNYLGWRRLLERYKTQLNPLICLKEALGYRDMQQLTQT; translated from the coding sequence ATGAAAGCGGTTCAGTTTTCGCGGTGGATGGCACAGCTCTCCAGCCTCAACCCAGAGCAACGCGACCAGTTGAGATCCAAGCTCTTGCCAGCTGCCAGGCACTGGCAGGACGCAATCAAGGCCCCAAGCCATTGCCCGCATTGTCAATCGCGGGAACTGCGCCCCTGGGGTTCCAGTGGTGACTTGCCGCGATACCGCTGCAAGGTTTGCGGCAAAACCAGCAATGCCCTGACGGGCACCCCAATGGCGCGACTGAGAAAGCGCCATCTCTGGCAAGACTATGCGGACGCACTGACCCAGAGCCTGAGCGTGCGCAAGGCCGCCGTTCATTGTGGCGTCAGCAAAAACACAGCTTTCCTGTGGCGACATAGGTTTCTTTCTCGGATTGCCGATCACCAGGCCCAGCACGCGTCAGGCATTGTTGAAGCAGATGAAACCTTCTTCCTGGAGTCCTTCAAAGGGCAACGCGAACTGCCTCGACCGCCTCGTCGGCGCGGTGGCAGCGCCCAACGACGCGGACTGTCTGCCGAGCAAATTCCTGTGCTGGTGGTAAGAGATCGCAGTGGTCAGCAGGCAGACTTCAAGTTGGAAAAGCTGGATGCACAGCACATAGGGGAGCGGCTACGCCCGCTGATAGACGCGGATGCGATTCTCTGTACTGACAGCGCAGGTGTCTACGCCCATTTCGCCAAGGTTGAAGGCATCACTCACCGACCGATTAACCCGAGCCAGAATCGACGGGTTGATGGTGCTTTCCACATCCAGAACGTGAATGCCTACGACAGCCGACTCAAGAGCTGGATGATTCCTTTTCATGGTGTGGCCACCAAGTACCTAACGAACTATCTGGGCTGGCGCCGCCTGCTTGAGCGCTACAAAACACAGCTCAACCCATTGATTTGCTTGAAAGAGGCGTTGGGGTATAGGGATATGCAACAGTTAACTCAGACATAG
- a CDS encoding MetQ/NlpA family ABC transporter substrate-binding protein, whose amino-acid sequence MKKTLLLTALAAALTASLAHAGEKLSVAATPVPHAEILELIKPELAKQGVDLDIKVFTDYVQPNLQVSQKNLDANYFQTKPYLDTFNAQRGTELVIVQGVHVEPFGAYSTKYKSLDELPNGATIAIPNEVSTSGRALLLLQKAGLLTLKDPNSAQALPRDIADNPRNFKFRELEAATVPRVLNQVDLALINTNYALEAKLNPKRDALVIEGSDSPYVNYLVARPDNQDSEALKKLSAALTSPQVKAFIEKRYEGAVLPAF is encoded by the coding sequence ATGAAGAAGACCCTGCTGTTGACCGCCCTGGCCGCTGCCCTGACTGCCTCCCTGGCCCATGCTGGCGAAAAGCTGAGCGTTGCCGCCACCCCGGTGCCGCACGCCGAAATTCTCGAACTGATCAAGCCCGAGCTGGCCAAGCAAGGCGTGGATCTGGATATCAAGGTCTTCACCGACTACGTTCAGCCCAACCTGCAGGTGAGCCAGAAGAACCTGGATGCCAACTACTTCCAGACCAAGCCCTACCTGGACACCTTCAATGCGCAGCGCGGTACCGAACTGGTGATCGTGCAGGGTGTACACGTCGAACCCTTCGGCGCTTATTCGACCAAGTACAAGTCCCTCGATGAACTGCCGAACGGCGCCACCATTGCCATACCCAACGAAGTCAGCACCAGCGGCCGTGCGCTGCTGCTGTTGCAGAAGGCTGGCCTGCTGACCCTCAAGGATCCCAACAGCGCCCAGGCACTGCCGCGTGACATCGCCGATAACCCGCGCAACTTCAAGTTCCGCGAACTGGAGGCAGCCACCGTACCGCGCGTGCTGAATCAGGTCGACCTGGCGCTGATCAACACCAACTACGCGCTGGAGGCCAAGCTCAATCCCAAGCGCGACGCGCTCGTGATCGAAGGTAGCGATTCGCCTTACGTCAACTACCTGGTGGCCCGCCCGGACAACCAGGACAGCGAGGCGCTGAAGAAATTGTCCGCCGCGCTGACCAGCCCGCAGGTGAAGGCGTTCATCGAGAAGCGTTATGAAGGTGCGGTACTGCCGGCCTTCTGA
- the tcyN gene encoding L-cystine ABC transporter ATP-binding protein TcyN: MISVRNLRKAFGSNEVLKGIDLDVAAGEVVAIIGPSGSGKTTLLRCLNLLEQPSAGQITVGDIHINADKPLKGQQKLIRQLRQQAGFVFQNFNLFPHRTALENVIEGPVQVKKEPREAALAHARALLAKVGLSGKEDAYPKRLSGGQQQRVAIARALAMRPQVILFDEPTSALDPELVGEVLTTIRDLAEEKRTMVIVTHEMAFARDVADRAIFIDQGHIVEQGPAKTLFTAPQHERTRQFLSKFLLERSL, from the coding sequence ATGATTTCCGTGCGCAATCTGCGAAAAGCCTTCGGCAGCAACGAAGTACTCAAGGGCATCGACCTGGACGTGGCAGCCGGCGAAGTCGTGGCCATCATCGGCCCCAGCGGCTCGGGCAAGACCACCCTGCTGCGCTGCCTCAACCTGCTGGAGCAACCCAGCGCCGGGCAGATCACGGTGGGCGATATCCATATCAATGCGGATAAGCCGCTCAAGGGCCAGCAGAAGCTCATCCGTCAGTTGCGCCAGCAGGCCGGCTTCGTGTTCCAGAACTTCAACCTGTTTCCCCACCGCACGGCACTGGAAAACGTCATCGAAGGCCCGGTGCAGGTGAAGAAGGAGCCGCGCGAAGCAGCGCTCGCCCATGCCCGTGCCCTGCTCGCCAAGGTAGGCCTGAGCGGCAAGGAAGACGCCTACCCCAAGCGCCTTTCCGGCGGCCAGCAACAGCGAGTGGCCATAGCCCGCGCCCTGGCCATGCGCCCGCAGGTGATCCTCTTCGACGAACCCACCTCGGCGCTCGACCCCGAGCTGGTGGGCGAAGTGCTGACCACCATCCGTGATCTGGCCGAAGAAAAACGCACCATGGTCATCGTCACCCACGAAATGGCCTTCGCCCGCGACGTGGCAGATCGGGCGATCTTCATCGACCAAGGGCACATCGTCGAACAGGGCCCGGCAAAGACCCTGTTCACCGCGCCCCAACACGAACGCACGCGGCAGTTTCTCAGCAAGTTTCTGCTGGAGCGCTCGCTTTAG
- a CDS encoding D-cysteine desulfhydrase, with the protein MLTAALARFPRLQLIPQATALHHLPRLSLHLGRDIWIKRDDLTPLALGGNKARKLEYLAADAQAKGADVLVTAGAIQSNHVRQTAAVAAQLGLGCLALLENPIDSQSDDYLGNGNRLLLDLFGAEVENVANLDNADQLLEVACRRLSAAGRRPYLVPIGGSNALGALGYVRGGLELAEQIAASGQDFAAVVLASGSAGTHAGLALALESARPGTRVIGVTVSRSEAAQKPKVEGLLQRTAELLEVEVPRGLNLELWDAYFAPRYGEANAAGLEAISLLARLEAILLDPVYTGKAFAGLLDGLKRGSFPGNGPLLFLHTGGSPALFAYKQK; encoded by the coding sequence ATGCTCACCGCCGCCCTCGCCCGCTTCCCCCGCCTGCAACTGATCCCTCAGGCCACCGCCCTGCACCATCTGCCACGCCTGTCCCTGCACCTGGGCCGCGATATCTGGATCAAACGCGACGACCTCACCCCGTTGGCGCTCGGCGGCAACAAGGCACGCAAGCTCGAATATCTCGCCGCCGATGCGCAGGCCAAAGGGGCCGATGTACTGGTCACAGCCGGCGCCATCCAGTCCAACCATGTACGGCAAACCGCAGCGGTCGCCGCGCAACTCGGCCTGGGCTGCCTGGCCCTGCTGGAAAACCCCATAGACAGCCAGAGCGACGACTACCTGGGCAATGGCAATCGACTGCTGCTGGACCTGTTCGGCGCCGAGGTGGAAAACGTCGCCAATCTGGACAACGCCGATCAGCTGCTGGAAGTCGCCTGCCGACGCCTCAGTGCAGCCGGGCGTCGGCCATACCTGGTGCCCATCGGCGGCTCCAATGCCCTGGGCGCACTCGGCTACGTGCGTGGCGGGCTGGAGCTGGCCGAGCAGATCGCCGCCAGCGGCCAGGACTTCGCCGCCGTGGTGCTGGCCTCCGGCAGCGCCGGCACCCATGCGGGGCTGGCCCTCGCGCTGGAAAGTGCGCGCCCGGGTACGCGCGTGATCGGCGTCACCGTTTCGCGTAGCGAGGCGGCACAAAAGCCCAAGGTCGAGGGTCTACTCCAGCGCACTGCTGAACTGTTGGAGGTTGAAGTGCCGCGCGGATTGAACCTGGAGTTATGGGATGCCTATTTCGCCCCGCGTTACGGTGAAGCCAACGCCGCCGGCCTCGAGGCCATCAGCCTGCTGGCGCGCCTGGAAGCGATCCTGCTCGACCCGGTCTACACTGGCAAAGCCTTCGCTGGTTTGCTCGACGGGCTCAAGCGAGGCTCCTTCCCTGGCAACGGGCCGTTGCTGTTCCTGCACACGGGCGGCTCGCCCGCTCTTTTCGCCTACAAACAAAAATGA
- a CDS encoding methyl-accepting chemotaxis protein: protein MLNNIPLSSKLILILVAPVLGFIWFASLYVAESFSTFRQMEDMVGASASAQQVSDLVTALQRERGASGVYLGSQGRSMQDRLPVLRQAADEAASAVQLNTVRRDEPLEKAMLALNELQGIRAQVDDLALTSLESGARYSEVIKSLIGFTHTLEAKVENAAIARTLGALNQLIEMKERAGRECAILSGVFGQGHFDAGSQASFTRNLGEFSAYMDNFRRAASERFIRLLDEKMQQPGALEVARLQRIALEAPLGEPLGVSSEAWFQTATSRIELMVELERALAQEAGNLAAQARGEASSALWVTIAAVIVALAAFVSLSYLNIINIKVAVRDLNQTLLALSTRDLTAKAAYVGRDEFGEISHNLNIMAEELQQVVREIGSATAQVATAAEQSSAVTIQTSHSVERQRQGIELVVTAINEMSATVRDVAKSTSDAAELSQQLNQNTVEGRNEVQTTIELIRQVSDQADQTAQIIEELKHESDSISSVLDVIRGIADQTNLLALNAAIEAARAGDHGRGFAVVASEVRTLAQKTQESTGSIQDMIGKLQAGADRAARSMQETLTKAQAGASNIGRAGELLAEIADGVSAISDRNIQIATAAEEQSVVAEDINRNVVEINDVTIQVSAGAEQTATTSLELARLAECQQQLVGRFKVA from the coding sequence ATGCTGAACAATATCCCCCTAAGTTCAAAATTGATTTTAATTCTTGTTGCTCCCGTGCTGGGCTTTATTTGGTTTGCAAGTCTGTATGTGGCTGAGAGCTTTTCAACGTTTCGTCAAATGGAGGACATGGTTGGTGCCAGTGCGTCAGCCCAGCAAGTCAGCGATCTAGTTACCGCACTGCAGCGCGAGCGTGGCGCAAGCGGGGTTTATCTCGGCAGTCAAGGTCGTTCCATGCAAGACAGGCTTCCTGTCCTGCGCCAAGCAGCCGACGAAGCCGCCAGTGCTGTGCAGTTAAATACTGTGCGGCGAGACGAGCCCCTTGAGAAGGCTATGTTGGCGCTTAATGAGCTCCAGGGAATCAGGGCTCAGGTTGACGACTTGGCGCTCACCTCTCTTGAATCTGGCGCGCGCTACTCCGAAGTCATCAAGTCACTGATCGGTTTTACTCACACACTCGAAGCGAAGGTTGAAAATGCTGCGATCGCCCGTACATTGGGTGCGCTTAATCAACTTATCGAGATGAAAGAGCGTGCGGGGCGTGAATGCGCAATCTTGAGTGGAGTTTTTGGGCAAGGCCACTTTGATGCGGGTTCGCAGGCTTCGTTCACTCGTAACTTGGGCGAGTTTTCAGCCTACATGGACAATTTCCGTCGAGCGGCTTCGGAGCGTTTCATACGACTGCTGGATGAAAAAATGCAACAGCCAGGCGCGCTTGAAGTTGCACGGTTGCAACGTATTGCGCTCGAAGCTCCGCTAGGGGAACCCCTTGGTGTTAGCAGTGAAGCATGGTTCCAAACGGCGACGAGCCGAATCGAACTGATGGTCGAGCTAGAACGGGCTTTAGCGCAGGAAGCTGGTAACTTGGCAGCACAAGCCCGGGGCGAAGCGAGCAGTGCCCTTTGGGTCACTATCGCCGCGGTCATCGTCGCCCTGGCAGCTTTTGTAAGCCTGTCGTATTTGAACATCATCAATATCAAGGTTGCCGTACGGGATCTGAATCAGACGCTGCTTGCGCTTTCTACGCGCGACCTAACGGCGAAGGCCGCTTACGTAGGCAGGGACGAGTTTGGCGAGATATCACACAATCTCAATATCATGGCCGAAGAGCTGCAACAGGTCGTTCGGGAGATTGGCAGCGCTACGGCGCAAGTAGCAACCGCTGCTGAACAATCTTCTGCGGTGACCATTCAGACTAGCCATAGCGTAGAACGACAGCGGCAGGGCATTGAGCTGGTGGTGACGGCGATCAACGAGATGAGCGCAACGGTTCGGGACGTGGCAAAGAGCACCAGTGATGCCGCTGAGCTGTCTCAGCAGCTCAATCAGAACACTGTGGAAGGCCGAAACGAGGTGCAGACGACCATAGAGCTTATTCGTCAGGTATCCGACCAGGCGGACCAAACAGCGCAGATCATCGAGGAGCTCAAGCATGAGAGCGACTCGATTTCCTCTGTGCTCGACGTCATTCGCGGAATTGCCGATCAAACAAACTTGCTCGCGCTGAACGCGGCGATAGAGGCCGCACGGGCCGGCGATCACGGTCGCGGTTTTGCGGTAGTAGCCTCGGAGGTGCGTACGCTGGCGCAGAAAACCCAGGAGTCGACCGGAAGCATCCAAGACATGATTGGCAAGCTGCAGGCCGGCGCCGATCGCGCTGCCCGGTCAATGCAGGAAACGCTAACCAAAGCCCAGGCTGGCGCCAGCAACATTGGTAGGGCAGGGGAATTGCTCGCCGAAATTGCCGATGGGGTTTCCGCCATCAGTGATCGAAACATTCAGATAGCGACGGCTGCAGAAGAGCAAAGCGTGGTGGCGGAAGACATCAATCGCAACGTGGTTGAAATCAATGACGTCACCATACAGGTTAGCGCTGGCGCAGAGCAGACGGCGACCACCAGCTTGGAGCTGGCGCGGTTAGCTGAGTGCCAGCAGCAGCTGGTAGGGCGTTTTAAGGTGGCCTGA
- the tcyL gene encoding cystine ABC transporter permease → MIESALQLALESAPFLLKGAYYTVVLSLGGMFFGLLLGFALAVGRLYGPAPLRWLTCLYVSFFRGTPLLVQLFLIYYGLPQLGIQLDPLPAALIGFSLNMAAYTSEILRAAIASIDRGQWEAAASIGMSKTQTLYRAILPQAARTALPPLGNSFISLVKDTALAATIQVPELFRQAQLITARTFEIFTMYLAAALIYWALASILAHFQARLEARVNRHEQDN, encoded by the coding sequence ATGATCGAGTCCGCCCTGCAGCTGGCTCTGGAGTCAGCGCCCTTTCTACTCAAGGGCGCCTACTACACGGTCGTACTCAGCCTGGGCGGCATGTTCTTCGGCCTGCTGCTGGGCTTCGCCCTCGCCGTCGGACGCCTGTACGGGCCAGCGCCACTGCGCTGGCTCACCTGCCTTTACGTCTCCTTCTTTCGTGGTACGCCGCTGCTGGTGCAGCTGTTCCTGATCTACTACGGCCTACCGCAGCTGGGTATTCAGCTCGACCCGTTGCCCGCGGCGCTGATCGGCTTCTCGCTGAACATGGCCGCTTACACCTCGGAGATTCTCCGCGCTGCCATCGCCTCCATCGACCGCGGCCAATGGGAAGCGGCCGCCAGCATCGGCATGAGCAAGACGCAAACGCTGTATCGGGCGATCTTGCCGCAAGCCGCGCGCACGGCCCTGCCGCCGTTGGGCAACAGCTTCATCTCCCTGGTCAAGGACACCGCCCTGGCCGCCACCATCCAGGTGCCGGAACTGTTCCGTCAGGCGCAGTTGATCACCGCGCGCACCTTCGAGATTTTCACCATGTACCTGGCGGCCGCGCTGATCTACTGGGCGCTGGCCAGCATCCTCGCGCACTTCCAGGCGCGCCTGGAGGCCAGGGTCAATCGGCACGAGCAGGACAACTGA